In one Brevibacillus composti genomic region, the following are encoded:
- the fabD gene encoding ACP S-malonyltransferase, producing the protein MGKVAFVFPGQGSQFVGMGQELAEQSAAARRIFEQADEALGFSLSRLCFEGPEEELRLTANTQPAILTASIAVLEALREKQPGVQADFYAGHSLGEYSALVAAGALSFTDAVRTVRARGQFMEQAVPAGQGAMAAVLGLERDALHALCEEVSGGGHPVQLANMNCPGQIVISGSAEGVKQAGEKAKASGAKRVLALNVSGPFHSSLMQPAAEQLQAVLSNVNVQNAAVPVVANVSARPVSEAGAIIDSLIQQVAAPVLWEDSVQWMAEQGVTTFVEVGPGKVLSGLIKKIAPADTKIVSVQDMESLTELLNGGVL; encoded by the coding sequence GTGGGGAAAGTAGCTTTTGTATTCCCGGGACAGGGTTCTCAATTTGTCGGCATGGGCCAAGAGCTGGCTGAGCAATCGGCAGCGGCCCGCCGGATATTTGAACAGGCGGATGAAGCGTTGGGCTTTTCCCTCTCCCGGCTCTGCTTCGAAGGGCCGGAGGAGGAGCTGCGGCTGACGGCCAATACGCAGCCGGCCATCTTGACGGCGAGCATTGCCGTGCTGGAGGCCCTTCGCGAAAAACAGCCGGGCGTGCAGGCCGATTTTTACGCGGGCCACAGCTTGGGTGAATATTCGGCATTGGTAGCGGCCGGAGCGCTCTCCTTTACCGATGCGGTGCGGACCGTTCGCGCCCGCGGCCAGTTTATGGAGCAAGCGGTTCCCGCCGGTCAGGGCGCGATGGCGGCTGTGCTGGGACTCGAGCGCGATGCCCTGCACGCCCTTTGCGAAGAGGTAAGCGGCGGCGGACATCCGGTCCAACTGGCCAATATGAATTGCCCGGGACAAATCGTCATCTCCGGCTCGGCAGAAGGAGTCAAACAGGCAGGAGAGAAAGCCAAAGCGTCCGGCGCCAAGCGCGTGCTCGCCCTGAACGTGAGCGGACCGTTCCACTCCAGCCTGATGCAGCCGGCAGCCGAGCAACTGCAGGCTGTCCTTTCGAACGTGAACGTCCAAAACGCGGCAGTGCCTGTCGTCGCCAACGTATCGGCCCGCCCCGTATCGGAGGCAGGCGCAATCATCGACAGCCTGATTCAACAGGTAGCCGCTCCGGTTCTCTGGGAGGACTCGGTACAGTGGATGGCGGAACAAGGCGTGACCACCTTTGTGGAAGTCGGTCCCGGCAAAGTCCTGTCTGGCTTGATTAAGAAAATTGCACCAGCAGACACAAAAATCGTTTCCGTGCAGGATATGGAATCCCTGACGGAGTTGTTGAACGGAGGGGTTCTATGA
- a CDS encoding beta-ketoacyl-ACP synthase III, protein MKGMRSVGILATGSHTPEKVLTNFDLEKMVETSDEWIVSRTGIRERRICGPDEASSDLALEAAKKALAKANVSAEELDMIIVATVTPDMMFPSTACILQEKLGAKKAAALDVSAACTGFLYGIATGSQFIASGLYRYVLVIGVETLSKITNYEDRNTCVLFGDGAGAALLGPVQEGYGFQAFELGADGSGGQLLCLPGGGSRTPASAESVTNNLHYISMAGGEVFKFAVRVMNSATEAVLEKSGVAKDDIDLLVPHQANKRIIDSAVQRFGLSEDKVAINLQRYGNMSSASIPVALDEAIQEGRLKEGDNVVLVGFGGGLTWGATLLKWSTQEA, encoded by the coding sequence ATGAAAGGAATGCGTTCGGTCGGAATTTTGGCTACCGGTTCCCATACGCCGGAAAAAGTGTTGACCAATTTTGATTTGGAGAAGATGGTAGAGACGTCCGATGAGTGGATTGTCAGCCGCACCGGAATCCGGGAGCGCCGCATTTGCGGTCCCGACGAGGCTTCCTCGGATCTGGCCCTGGAAGCGGCGAAAAAGGCCCTGGCCAAAGCGAATGTCAGTGCGGAAGAGCTGGATATGATCATCGTGGCGACGGTCACACCGGACATGATGTTCCCCTCGACAGCCTGCATCCTCCAAGAGAAGCTGGGCGCGAAAAAAGCGGCGGCCCTCGATGTGTCTGCCGCCTGCACGGGCTTTCTCTACGGAATTGCGACAGGGAGCCAGTTCATCGCGAGCGGCCTTTACCGCTACGTACTTGTCATCGGCGTGGAGACGCTCTCCAAGATCACCAACTACGAAGACCGCAACACCTGCGTCCTGTTCGGAGACGGGGCGGGGGCGGCTTTGCTCGGTCCGGTGCAGGAGGGCTACGGCTTCCAAGCATTCGAGCTGGGAGCAGACGGCTCCGGCGGACAGCTTCTCTGCCTGCCGGGCGGGGGATCGCGCACTCCGGCGTCCGCGGAATCGGTTACGAACAATCTTCACTACATTTCGATGGCAGGCGGAGAAGTGTTCAAATTTGCGGTCCGCGTGATGAATTCGGCCACGGAAGCGGTCCTGGAAAAGTCGGGTGTGGCCAAGGATGATATTGATCTGCTCGTGCCGCATCAGGCAAACAAACGGATTATCGATTCTGCGGTGCAGCGTTTCGGTCTGTCGGAGGACAAGGTCGCAATCAACCTGCAACGCTACGGAAATATGTCTTCCGCATCCATCCCGGTGGCGCTGGATGAAGCCATTCAGGAAGGCCGGCTGAAAGAAGGCGACAATGTCGTACTCGTCGGTTTCGGCGGGGGGCTTACATGGGGAGCGACCCTTCTCAAATGGTCGACCCAGGAAGCGTAA
- the fabG gene encoding 3-oxoacyl-[acyl-carrier-protein] reductase — translation MITGKTALVTGASRGIGRAIALTLAEAGANIVVNYSGSEAAAAETVAKVKELGRDAIMVRANVSQAEEVNEMFKTALDHFGSIDILVNNAGITRDNLLMRMKEEEWDDVIAINLKGVFNCIKAATRPMMKQRSGRIINITSIVGVMGNPGQANYVAAKAGVIGLTKTTARELASRGITVNAVAPGFIDTDMTAALPEDVKSAMMNQIPLGRFGQAEDIARVVLFLASDAAGYMTGQTLHVDGGMYM, via the coding sequence ATGATCACAGGAAAAACGGCACTGGTAACCGGAGCGTCCCGGGGAATCGGACGGGCAATCGCACTTACGCTGGCCGAAGCGGGAGCCAATATCGTGGTGAACTATTCCGGCAGTGAGGCGGCGGCTGCAGAAACTGTCGCCAAGGTAAAAGAGCTGGGCCGCGACGCGATCATGGTTCGAGCCAATGTATCGCAGGCAGAAGAAGTAAACGAGATGTTCAAGACGGCTCTGGACCACTTTGGCAGCATCGACATCCTGGTAAACAATGCGGGCATCACCCGCGACAACCTGCTGATGCGGATGAAAGAAGAAGAGTGGGACGACGTCATCGCGATCAATCTCAAGGGCGTGTTCAACTGCATCAAGGCCGCCACCCGTCCGATGATGAAGCAGCGCTCCGGCCGGATTATCAACATCACCTCCATCGTCGGCGTGATGGGCAATCCGGGGCAGGCCAACTACGTGGCAGCCAAAGCCGGCGTGATCGGCCTCACCAAGACGACCGCCCGCGAACTGGCTTCGCGCGGCATTACCGTGAATGCGGTCGCTCCGGGCTTTATCGATACCGACATGACGGCTGCCTTGCCGGAGGACGTGAAGTCCGCGATGATGAACCAGATTCCGCTGGGCCGCTTCGGGCAGGCGGAGGATATCGCCCGTGTCGTGCTGTTCCTGGCATCAGATGCGGCAGGCTACATGACCGGACAGACGCTGCACGTCGACGGCGGCATGTATATGTAA
- the acpP gene encoding acyl carrier protein has translation MADTFDRVKKIIVDRLGVDESKITLEASFKEDLGADSLDVVELVMELEDEFDLEISDEDAEKITTVGEVVSYIDANK, from the coding sequence ATGGCAGATACATTCGATCGCGTGAAAAAAATCATCGTAGACCGTCTGGGTGTAGATGAGTCCAAAATCACTTTGGAGGCTTCTTTCAAAGAAGATCTGGGTGCCGACTCCCTGGATGTAGTCGAGCTCGTCATGGAACTGGAAGACGAATTCGATCTGGAGATTTCCGATGAAGACGCTGAAAAGATTACTACTGTTGGTGAGGTTGTTTCCTACATAGACGCTAACAAGTAG
- the plsX gene encoding phosphate acyltransferase PlsX, giving the protein MRIALDAMGGDHAPRSAVLGAVEAVKEYPSVTIVLVGDEEAIRRELPGELPPNLEIHPASEVIEADDEPVRAVRRKKDSSLVVAVQLAKEEKVDAAISAGNTGALMTAGLLYCGRMEGIERPALAAFIPNIKGKVTLALDVGANMDAKPHHLYQYAVMGSLYAEKVLGFNPPRVGLLNVGTEEGKGNELTKAVYPMLAEADLHFIGNVESRDVMQGACDVLVSDGFVGNVLLKAMEGTASTIFSVLKQEFTSSLINKVGAAILKPGLVRFRKRMDYAEYGGAPLLGLRRPVIKAHGSSDERAIKNAIISGIRFVSQDVNGFIQDALQKNRPEEKSIPGESE; this is encoded by the coding sequence ATGCGAATCGCATTGGATGCGATGGGCGGAGACCATGCTCCTCGAAGCGCCGTACTGGGTGCGGTCGAGGCAGTCAAAGAGTATCCGTCGGTAACAATCGTACTGGTGGGAGACGAAGAAGCGATCCGGCGTGAGTTGCCGGGCGAGCTCCCCCCCAATCTGGAAATTCACCCGGCGTCGGAAGTCATCGAAGCAGACGATGAACCGGTGCGCGCCGTCCGAAGAAAGAAAGATTCCTCTCTGGTCGTGGCCGTGCAGCTGGCCAAAGAGGAAAAGGTGGACGCCGCGATTTCGGCGGGCAACACCGGGGCGCTGATGACGGCCGGTCTGCTGTACTGCGGCCGGATGGAAGGGATTGAGCGGCCTGCGCTTGCTGCTTTTATCCCCAATATCAAAGGGAAGGTCACTCTGGCGCTCGATGTCGGGGCCAATATGGACGCCAAGCCGCATCATCTCTATCAGTACGCGGTGATGGGCAGTCTGTACGCCGAAAAAGTGCTGGGCTTCAACCCGCCGCGCGTCGGCCTGCTCAACGTCGGGACCGAAGAAGGCAAGGGAAATGAGCTGACCAAAGCCGTCTACCCCATGCTCGCGGAAGCGGATTTGCATTTTATCGGAAATGTGGAGTCCCGCGATGTGATGCAGGGCGCATGTGACGTGCTTGTCTCCGACGGGTTTGTCGGCAATGTGCTGCTGAAGGCGATGGAGGGCACGGCATCGACGATCTTTTCGGTGCTGAAGCAGGAGTTTACTTCCAGCCTGATTAATAAAGTAGGAGCGGCTATTCTAAAACCGGGTCTGGTCCGTTTTCGCAAGCGCATGGACTACGCGGAGTACGGAGGAGCACCGCTTTTGGGATTGCGGCGGCCTGTCATCAAGGCGCACGGCTCGTCAGACGAGCGTGCGATCAAAAATGCGATCATCAGCGGCATTCGCTTTGTATCGCAGGACGTCAATGGTTTCATCCAGGATGCCTTGCAGAAAAATAGGCCCGAAGAAAAAAGTATACCGGGAGAAAGTGAGTGA